In Bubalus bubalis isolate 160015118507 breed Murrah chromosome 3, NDDB_SH_1, whole genome shotgun sequence, a genomic segment contains:
- the SFTPC gene encoding pulmonary surfactant-associated protein C translates to MLAHIRPSSYSEMRREGVYSKMDVGSKEVLMESPPDYTAVPGGRLRIPCCPVNIKRLLIVVVVVVLVVVVIVGALLMGLHMSQKHTEMVLEMSIAGPEAQQRLALSERVGSTATFFIGSTGTVVYDYQRLLIAYKPAPGTCCYIMKMAPQNIPSLEALTRKLQNFQAKPQVPSSKLGQEQGRDAGSAFSGDLAFLGRTVSTLCGEVPLYYT, encoded by the exons ATGCTGGCACATATAAGACCCTCGTCGTACTCAGAGATGAGGAGGGAAGGTGTCTACAGCAAGATGGATGTGGGCAGCAAAGAGGTCTTGATGGAGAGCCCGCCG GACTACACAGCAGTCCCTGGGGGCCGGCTCCGCATCCCCTGCTGTCCCGTGAACATCAAACGCCTTCTCATCGTGGTCGTGGTTGTGGTCCTTGTCGTCGTGGTGATCGTAGGGGCCCTGCTCATGGGCCTTCACATGAGCCAGAAACATACAGAGATG GTTCTAGAGATGAGCATCGCAGGCCCGGAAGCACAGCAACGCCTGGCCCTGAGTGAGCGTGTGGGAAGCACTGCCACTTTCTTCATTGGCTCCACTGGCACTGTGGTGTATGACTACCAGCGG CTCCTGATTGCCTACAAGCCAGCCCCCGGAACCTGCTGCTACATCATGAAGATGGCTCCGCAGAACATCCCAAGTCTCGAGGCTCTCACCAGAAAATTGCAGAACTTCCAG GCCAAGCCCCAAGTGCCTTCCTCGAAGCTGGGCCAGGAGCAGGGCCGTGACGCCGGCTCAGCATTCTCTGGGGACCTGGCCTTCCTGGGCAGGACCGTGAGCACCCTGTGTGGCGAGGTGCCCCTGTACTACACCTAG